One genomic window of Sarcophilus harrisii chromosome X, mSarHar1.11, whole genome shotgun sequence includes the following:
- the PLP2 gene encoding proteolipid protein 2: MADSERGAAPDCSAACSAFSRTRKGFYLGRDGERPWGGRKAGAGRMPGAPAGRVLCLVIFICYSASRVAGYLSVPVVEMVLAAVFFAIFMFNVHHQLQFINWPWTDFFRALLFLSSSSSPHSSPSSETRMLRAQWEG; encoded by the exons ATGGCGGACTCGGAGCGCGGCGCGGCCCCGGACTGTTCGGCCGCCTGCAGCGCGTTCTCCCGAACCCGCAAGGGATTTTACCTTGGTCGAGACGGTGAGCGCCCCTGGGGCGGGAGGAAAGCTGGGGCTGGTCGGATGCCTGGAGCGCCTGCGGGCCGG GTGCTGTGCTTGGTGATCTTCATCTGTTACTCGGCCTCGCGAGTCGCGGGCTACCTCAGCGTCCCCGTGGTGGAGATGGTCCTGGCCGCTGTCTTCTTTGCCATCTTCATGTTCAATGTCCATCACCAGCTGCAGTTCATCAACTGGCCCTGGACT GACTTCTTCCGGGCTCTACTGTTCTTGTCCTCTTCTTCATCACCTCACTCATCACCGTCATCAGAAACACGGATGCTCAGAGCACAGTGGGAGGGGTAG